A portion of the Babylonia areolata isolate BAREFJ2019XMU chromosome 16, ASM4173473v1, whole genome shotgun sequence genome contains these proteins:
- the LOC143290871 gene encoding putative histone H1.6 — MSDAAPAPAPATPAPAKKAAKPRKPAKPAEHPKYNVMIAAAVTALKERGGSSRQAILKYIMANYKVGSEVTKINARLKTSLKAGVKAGTLKQAKGTGASGSFRLGEKKVAAKPKKVQKPKAVAKKPKKPAAKKAKSPKKIAAKKPAAKKPKSPAKKAAKSPAKKAAKPKKAAKSPAKKAAKPKKPAAKKPAKK; from the coding sequence ATGTCTGacgctgctcctgctcctgctcctgccacTCCTGCTCCTGCCAAGAAGGCCGCCAAGCCCAGGAAGCCTGCCAAGCCAGCAGAGCACCCCAAGTACAACGTCATGATCGCCGCTGCCGTCACAGCCCTGAAGGAGCGTGGTGGTTCCTCCCGCCAGGCCATCCTCAAGTACATCATGGCCAACTACAAGGTGGGCAGCGAGGTGACCAAGATCAACGCTCGTCTGAAAACTTCCCTGAAGGCTGGAGTCAAGGCCGGCACCCTCAAGCAGGCCAAGGGCACTGGAGCTTCTGGCTCTTTCCGTCTGGGAGAGAAGAAGGTGGCTGCCAAACCCAAGAAGGTCCAGAAGCCCAAGGCTGTCGCCAAAAAGCCCAAGAAGCCCGCAGCCAAGAAGGCCAAGTCCCCCAAGAAGATCGCAGCCAAGAAGCCTGCTGCCAAGAAGCCTAAGTCTCCCgccaagaaggcagccaagtCTCCTGCCAAGAAGGCGGCCAAACCCAAGAAGGCAGCCAAATCTCCagccaagaaggcagccaagcCCAAGAAGCCAGCTGCCAAGAAGCCCGCCAAGAAGTGA